From a single Tachypleus tridentatus isolate NWPU-2018 chromosome 6, ASM421037v1, whole genome shotgun sequence genomic region:
- the LOC143251537 gene encoding uncharacterized protein LOC143251537 encodes MRSWKITTGFIFLYVLLGVVTSQLPDNTKASNKNATSISRLVPRFVIIRTITYTSFPHPLSLLERLHGKNNSVTLRPTQKPGKEILIFSTNTDVTPDPIKDGNFSASEDIQTLVSDKLVNDNVPAESRQIGVTLPQDKSYYEKERVKDYHNTQTYNDKPKKVEYSSYTSYDDDPEKHHHAHHRPKYRNSKSSTTRDQNVIPRIPRTSDQKDMIGPHSSNKRVEPPPSMPVFKIPSSLSVPKSFVDFDFKIPGEPKYLRDAYSGSSLSESYDTSNGHNIPFYRDFDYSDNYDFVLDKVRENAALPIPVPYSKMDRERSNPVVPPSVDLKESKYDKNGCRMVVKGLNSDKINNKQNKKLSSHPKGVVMLKECLHPEATGTHAKASEYNEPELLYRPFFYSKLPFKRRDRVSMDRNPHLESTVERHLDFEEPGHFQHDLESHLHNFPNVNDKRQHFPEPRKYERSRVSSSPDDIDDYETPLRGQDDKRRFVYRLNNQPEKTYNNQQSYRFHNSGKESSGYDKYQPFQEEDNYGKSQHAIAPTKSFEKKETMSDGISHGIPSLTVGLGQKYDIDDQENGNESGDLPELPTTDHYSAAEDKMNGEVERSERHEDPQKWYRDSDFGRHGNAQTGYETSHIGSGFGGHSRSGRPTPVNSASGRVNLAPKPGSSKVVIPVQDRYVVKTPVYRRASYDKQTPIQDGFGGIIPANIRDGYNRPIPGHKEPVYDHGAHGKENSDPSENFNKSFSYLRKYKNDKSPKSPEFYEEYSRGRFKSFSTDYDSKRDDKH; translated from the exons ATGAGAAGTTGGAAAATAACTACG ggttttatttttctttacgtATTACTTGGTGTGGTGACGTCTCAACTTCCTGACAATACAAAGGCATCAAACAAAAACGCTACAAGTATCTCCAGACTAGTCCCACGATTCGTCATCATTAGGACAATAACATATACTTCTTTTCCACATCCTTTGTCTTTATTGGAACGACTACatggtaaaaataattcagtCACTCTACGTCCAACGCAAAAGCCTGGAAAAGAGATATTGATCTTCTCAACCAATACTGATGTAACCCCTGACCCAATAAAAGATGGTAATTTCTCTGCTTCCGAGGATATACAAACATTGGTCAGTGATAAACTTGTTAATGATAACGTTCCTGCTGAATCTAGACAGATAGGAGTTACATTACCACAAGATAAAAGTTATTATGAAAAAGAAAGAGTGAAAGATTATCATAATACTCAAACATATAACGATAAACCCAAGAAAGTCGAATATTCAAGCTACACAAGCTACGATGATGACCCTGAAAAGCATCATCATGCCCATCATAGACctaaatatagaaatagcaaGAGCTCCACAACAAGAGATCAAAACGTCATTCCTCGAATTCCAAGAACCAGTGACCAAAAAGACATGATTGGACCACACTCATCCAATAAACGCGTTGAACCTCCGCCGTCAATGCCTGTTTTTAAAATCCCTTCTTCATTATCAGTACCAAAATCCTTTGTTGATTTTGATTTCAAAATTCCAGGTGAACCAAAATATCTTCGAGATGCATATTCTGGTTCTTCTTTGTCAGAATCTTATGACACTAGCAATGGCCATAATATTCCTTTTTACCGTGACTTTGATTATTCTGACAACTATGACTTTGTGCTAGACAAAGTTAGAGAAAATGCCGCCCTACCAATACCAGTTCCATATTCAAAAATGGATAGAGAGAGATCAAATCCAGTAGTACCACCAAGTGTAGATCTTAAAGAATCAAAATACGACAAGAATGGTTGTAGAATGGTTGTTAAAGGACTTAattctgataaaattaacaataaacaaaataaaaagctaTCTTCTCACCCTAAGGGTGTCGTTATGTTAAAAGAATGTCTTCATCCAGAAGCTACTGGGACTCATGCCAAAGCATCAGAATATAACGAACCTGAACTTTTATATCGTCCTTTCTTTTACTCGAAACTTCCATTTAAACGTCGTGATAGAGTCTCAATGGATCGTAATCCACATTTGGAAAGCACAGTTGAACGCCATTTGGACTTCGAAGAGCCTGGTCATTTTCAGCATGACCTAGAATCCCATTTGCACAATTTTCCAAACGTTAATGATAAAAGGCAACATTTTCCAGAGCCGAGAAAATACGAGAGATCAAGAGTATCAAGCAGTCCAGATGACATAGATGATTACGAAACTCCACTTCGAGGGCAAGATGATAAGCGTAGATTTGTGTACCGTTTGAACAATCAACCAGAAAAAACATACAACAATCAACAAAGCTATAGATTCCACAACTCAGGTAAGGAGAGTTCTGGTTATGATAAATATCAGCCATTCCAAGAAGAAGACAATTATGGCAAATCTCAGCATGCTATAGCACCCACCAAAtcgtttgaaaaaaaagaaacaatgtctGATGGTATTTCCCACGGAATACCCTCACTTACTGTTGGtttgggacaaaagtatgatatTGATGACCAGGAAAATGGTAATGAAAGTGGTGACCTACCAGAACTACCAACTACTGACCACTACAGTGCAGCTGAAGATAAAATGAACGGAGAAGTCGAGCGTTCTGAAAGGCATGAAGATCCTCAAAAATGGTACAGGGATTCTGATTTCGGAAGACACGGAAATGCTCAAACAGGATACGAAACCAGTCATATTGGATCTGGTTTTGGAGGACATAGTAGATCTGGAAGGCCTACACCTGTTAATAGCGCATCTGGTCGTGTAAATTTAGCACCTAAACCAGGTAGTTCCAAAGTTGTAATACCTGTGCAAGATAGATATGTAGTAAAAACACCTGTCTATAGAAGGGCTAGTTATGACAAGCAAACACCAATTCAAGATGGATTTGGAGGGATAATACCTGCCAATATCAGAGATGGATATAATAGACCAATACCTGGACATAAAGAACCTGTTTATGATCACGGAGCTCATGGCAAAGAAAATTCAGATCCCAGTGAAAACTTCAATAAAAGTTTTTCATATTTGCGTAAATATAAGAACGACAAAAGTCCCAAAAGCCCAGAATTCTATGAAGAATATTCAAGAGGTAGATTCAAAAGTTTTTCAACTGATTACGACAGCAAAAGAGAcgataaacattaa